In one Brevibacillus composti genomic region, the following are encoded:
- a CDS encoding response regulator transcription factor, with protein MQTPYLVYLVDDETSLLELLQSYLQNAGFQVRAFRSGAEVLPVLEEPEQPHIWILDIMLPDIDGYELLRLIRSKSDVPIVFISARDQDMDKIIGLELGSDDYLAKPFLPRELVIRVQKLLQRTYEKGGMLSPAPAPSSYQDWVTVGPYQISEKGRQVKEGEQQIELTTKEFELIVYLLHNQGLALNREQILTAIWGEDYIGSDRAVDDLVKRIRKKMPKFPLETVYGFGYRMTRT; from the coding sequence ATGCAAACGCCCTACCTCGTCTATCTGGTAGATGACGAAACCTCTCTTTTGGAGCTTTTGCAATCATATCTGCAAAACGCCGGCTTCCAGGTCCGCGCCTTTCGCAGCGGCGCGGAGGTGCTTCCCGTCCTGGAAGAGCCGGAGCAACCACATATATGGATACTGGACATCATGCTCCCGGACATCGACGGCTACGAGCTGCTCCGGCTGATCCGCAGCAAGTCGGACGTACCGATCGTCTTCATCTCGGCCCGGGATCAGGATATGGACAAAATCATCGGATTGGAGCTGGGTAGCGACGACTACCTGGCCAAGCCGTTTTTGCCCCGCGAGCTGGTCATCCGCGTACAGAAGCTGCTGCAGCGCACCTACGAAAAAGGCGGGATGCTCTCGCCCGCACCGGCTCCGTCCTCCTATCAGGATTGGGTGACGGTCGGGCCGTACCAGATCTCGGAAAAAGGACGGCAGGTTAAGGAAGGCGAGCAGCAGATCGAGCTGACCACTAAAGAGTTCGAGCTGATCGTCTATCTCCTCCACAATCAGGGATTGGCCCTGAACCGGGAGCAGATCCTGACCGCCATCTGGGGAGAAGATTACATCGGATCAGACCGGGCGGTGGATGATCTGGTGAAGCGCATTCGGAAAAAAATGCCCAAATTTCCGCTGGAAACAGTCTACGGATTTGGCTACAGGATGACCCGCACATGA
- a CDS encoding DUF3048 domain-containing protein, with amino-acid sequence MQRRITRTLMLLTLALLAACSPKPADTMPQPEQPPAPIVETPPVAEQPPQYPYTAPFTGLGSQERLDQRPIMVMINNAPEARPQSGLNKADLVYEVLSEGEMTRFLAIFHSQKPEVIGPVRSIRPYFIQIGAGLDAMLVHAGGSPDALSTLARSDYSHLDEIPNGKYFWREKFRVAPHNLYTKPELIEQAMLDKGIRMTGELPYFPFLPEDAVITEGEPATKIDLSFHPLNKAGYVYDPEQKKYMRTTAGKPHLDLTTNEQLSATNLLVIASRHRVLDNVGRRQVDVVGPGDGYLFQQGKAKKIKWKRSNGVIRAYEDAALTKELPLLRGNTWVAIVPNAPEMTKYLHFE; translated from the coding sequence ATGCAAAGACGCATAACCCGAACTCTGATGTTGCTAACCTTGGCGCTGCTCGCAGCCTGCTCGCCCAAGCCTGCCGACACCATGCCGCAGCCCGAGCAGCCGCCCGCTCCCATCGTCGAGACCCCTCCTGTGGCAGAACAGCCGCCGCAATACCCGTATACGGCACCTTTTACCGGCCTGGGCAGTCAGGAGAGACTGGACCAGCGGCCGATCATGGTCATGATCAACAACGCGCCGGAAGCCCGCCCTCAGTCCGGCCTCAACAAGGCAGACCTGGTGTACGAAGTGCTGTCAGAAGGGGAGATGACCCGCTTTCTCGCGATTTTCCACAGCCAAAAGCCCGAGGTGATCGGTCCGGTTCGCAGCATACGCCCCTATTTCATCCAGATTGGCGCAGGTCTGGACGCCATGCTGGTGCACGCAGGAGGCAGCCCTGATGCCTTGAGCACCTTGGCCCGCTCCGATTACAGCCACTTGGACGAAATCCCCAACGGCAAATATTTCTGGCGGGAAAAATTCCGCGTGGCCCCGCACAACCTCTATACCAAGCCGGAGCTGATCGAACAGGCGATGCTGGACAAGGGCATCCGCATGACAGGCGAATTGCCGTATTTCCCGTTCTTGCCGGAGGATGCCGTCATCACGGAAGGCGAGCCGGCAACCAAAATCGATCTGTCGTTTCATCCCCTGAATAAAGCCGGGTACGTCTACGATCCGGAACAGAAAAAATACATGCGCACCACTGCAGGCAAACCCCATCTCGATCTGACGACCAACGAACAGCTGTCGGCCACCAATCTGCTGGTGATCGCATCCAGACACCGCGTCCTGGATAATGTGGGCCGCAGACAAGTGGACGTCGTCGGACCAGGGGACGGCTACCTGTTCCAGCAGGGCAAGGCCAAAAAGATCAAATGGAAGCGGAGCAACGGTGTGATCCGCGCCTACGAAGATGCCGCGCTTACCAAAGAATTGCCGCTGCTTCGGGGGAACACCTGGGTAGCCATCGTTCCAAACGCGCCAGAGATGACCAAATATCTCCATTTTGAATAA
- a CDS encoding YerC/YecD family TrpR-related protein: protein MQLEKLKGKGIEQLFEAVLSLETMEECYRFFDDLCTVNEMQSLAQRLEVARMLRKGFTYNQIEAETGASTATISRVKRCLNYGNDGYQLALERIGK from the coding sequence ATGCAATTGGAAAAGTTAAAAGGCAAAGGAATTGAGCAGCTGTTCGAGGCCGTGCTTTCCCTGGAGACGATGGAGGAGTGCTACCGCTTCTTCGACGACCTCTGCACCGTGAATGAAATGCAGTCGCTGGCACAGCGTCTGGAAGTTGCGCGCATGCTGCGCAAAGGCTTTACGTATAATCAGATCGAAGCAGAGACGGGAGCCAGCACAGCGACCATCTCGCGCGTCAAGCGCTGCCTCAACTACGGCAATGACGGATACCAACTGGCGCTTGAGCGGATCGGGAAATAG
- the pcrB gene encoding heptaprenylglyceryl phosphate synthase: protein MIDYRSWRHTFKLDPDKTIDDDALEALCESGTDAIIVGGTYGVTYDNTLELMSRIRRFAVPALLEISSLEAVVPGFDAYLVPLVINAGDADWLFTPHVSGLMAYGSYIHWDEIITEGYLIANPDAGVAKLTRARPIEGPAEAKAYAQVAAKICRLPIVYLEYSGMYGDPDIVRACRSGAGEAHLFYGGGIRTAAQAEEMAALADTIVVGNVIYEDLEAALATVDAAKRSRG, encoded by the coding sequence TTGATTGACTATCGCAGTTGGCGTCATACCTTCAAACTGGATCCGGACAAAACCATCGATGACGACGCCCTGGAAGCCCTGTGCGAATCGGGGACGGATGCGATCATCGTGGGCGGAACCTACGGCGTGACTTATGACAATACGCTGGAACTGATGTCCCGTATCCGCCGTTTTGCGGTGCCGGCCCTTCTCGAGATCTCCTCGCTGGAGGCCGTCGTGCCTGGCTTCGATGCGTATCTGGTCCCGCTGGTGATCAATGCAGGCGATGCGGACTGGCTGTTTACCCCTCACGTGAGCGGTCTGATGGCCTATGGATCGTACATCCATTGGGACGAGATCATCACGGAAGGCTATCTAATCGCCAATCCGGATGCAGGCGTAGCCAAGCTCACCCGCGCCCGCCCGATCGAAGGACCGGCCGAGGCCAAGGCATATGCCCAGGTAGCAGCGAAAATCTGCCGCCTGCCTATCGTCTATCTGGAGTACAGCGGGATGTACGGCGACCCGGACATCGTGCGGGCCTGCCGCAGCGGCGCGGGCGAAGCGCATCTCTTTTACGGAGGCGGCATTCGCACGGCAGCGCAGGCGGAGGAGATGGCGGCGCTCGCAGATACGATCGTCGTCGGCAATGTCATTTATGAAGACCTAGAGGCCGCTCTTGCTACCGTGGACGCTGCGAAGCGGAGCCGTGGATAG
- a CDS encoding DUF2179 domain-containing protein, with protein MGYEIILIIIGINILYVSFFTLRMLMVIKGYRVLASLLAMVEVFVYLKGLAIVLDNLDNPINLAAYCFGWGTGVYLGSKIEERLALGYVTLQVIVDSVNSDLQIKLREQGFGVTSWVAEGRDGHRHVMQVLTKRSNEQKLWKLIYSIAPKAFVISFEPKQLKGGFWVNRLRG; from the coding sequence ATGGGATATGAAATCATCTTGATCATCATCGGAATCAACATTTTGTACGTGTCATTTTTTACGCTGCGAATGTTGATGGTGATAAAGGGGTATCGCGTACTCGCGTCTTTGCTGGCGATGGTGGAGGTATTCGTCTACTTGAAGGGCTTGGCCATCGTGCTGGACAATCTGGACAATCCGATCAATCTGGCAGCCTATTGCTTCGGATGGGGGACGGGCGTCTATCTGGGAAGCAAGATCGAGGAGCGTCTGGCACTCGGTTACGTCACTTTGCAGGTGATCGTCGATTCGGTAAACAGCGATTTGCAGATAAAATTGAGAGAACAGGGCTTTGGGGTAACCTCGTGGGTGGCAGAGGGGAGAGACGGCCATCGCCATGTGATGCAGGTCTTGACCAAGCGGAGCAATGAGCAAAAGCTGTGGAAGCTGATCTACAGCATCGCTCCCAAGGCTTTTGTCATTTCCTTTGAACCGAAGCAGTTGAAGGGCGGATTCTGGGTAAACCGCCTGCGCGGCTAA
- a CDS encoding TetR/AcrR family transcriptional regulator, with amino-acid sequence MSKKKAIQLSRMWKYFVEATAQIIREEGIENVTIRKIADIAGYNSATIYNYFSEISHLVFFASLKFMKQYTEEVAQVYKRNDLAPMEKYLRAWELFCQHSFQNPSVFHAVFIADLGSHPEDLLKHYYSVYPSEIIGIPEEIKPVILEHNISKRGRVILEFLVKEGLMKEENVDAINELTIMIWQGMFTTFLNNRSTYDPEEATRKIMLYIREIMRNANHFSFADEPQSADLSS; translated from the coding sequence TTGAGTAAAAAGAAAGCGATCCAACTCAGCCGCATGTGGAAGTATTTTGTAGAGGCGACCGCCCAGATAATTCGGGAGGAAGGTATCGAGAACGTCACGATCCGCAAAATTGCCGATATCGCTGGTTACAACAGCGCTACGATTTATAACTACTTTAGCGAAATTTCCCATCTCGTCTTTTTTGCCTCGCTGAAATTCATGAAACAATACACCGAAGAGGTAGCCCAGGTATACAAAAGAAATGATCTGGCTCCCATGGAAAAGTACCTCCGGGCCTGGGAGCTGTTTTGCCAGCACTCCTTCCAAAACCCGAGCGTCTTTCATGCCGTTTTCATTGCCGATCTGGGCAGCCATCCGGAAGACTTGCTGAAGCATTACTACAGCGTCTACCCCTCCGAGATCATCGGCATTCCCGAAGAGATCAAACCGGTGATTCTCGAACATAACATCTCGAAGCGAGGACGGGTGATTCTGGAGTTTCTCGTCAAGGAAGGGCTCATGAAGGAAGAGAATGTAGATGCCATCAACGAGCTGACCATCATGATTTGGCAGGGGATGTTCACCACCTTCCTGAACAACCGCAGCACGTATGACCCCGAGGAAGCGACGCGAAAAATCATGCTCTACATTCGGGAAATTATGCGAAATGCCAATCATTTTTCATTTGCGGACGAGCCGCAGAGCGCCGACCTCTCCAGTTAA
- a CDS encoding BCCT family transporter has product MNKPQIDPWIFWPSLAVILIVTAYLGVNHQTIEPVLGELLTSITYKLDWAFQFLTAGIFAILIWLGFGRYGKIKLGGPGDQPEFSNFSWGAMLFCAGMGTSIMYWSMMEPIYYYAGPPFGIEPKSPEAAEWALTYGMFHWGLSAWALYALPTVTIAYSFFVRKQPSLKISTACSGVLGKHADGWLGKVIDILVIWSLVGGLGTSLGLGVPMISSVIGEVFGIEQGLFLSIIIIVIWTILYCASAYMGLYKGIQKLSDFNVYMALALVIFAFLVGPTLFILSNFTNSFGMMLQNFARMSFFTDPIEKGGFPQSWTVFYWAWFAATSPFMGLFVARISRGRTIRELIGGILLWGSLGGWLYFAVFGSYALHLEMNSILPVSDILNDQGGQAAVVAILKSLPLSYIVLPFFLVLGFIFLATSLDSATYILSAIATKELKGREEPARWHRLLWGVVQAVLAVSLLLIGGLQVVQTSTVIVSVPVIIMYVLLAMSLIKWLKKDQAHLVSESLVVADEESRQKQSS; this is encoded by the coding sequence ATGAACAAACCGCAGATTGATCCATGGATTTTTTGGCCATCATTAGCAGTTATATTGATTGTCACTGCTTATCTGGGCGTCAACCATCAAACGATTGAGCCGGTGCTGGGTGAGCTCTTGACCTCGATAACCTACAAGCTGGACTGGGCCTTTCAGTTCCTCACGGCGGGCATCTTTGCCATCCTGATCTGGCTGGGATTTGGCCGCTATGGCAAGATCAAGCTCGGCGGACCCGGCGACCAGCCGGAGTTCTCCAACTTCAGCTGGGGCGCCATGCTGTTTTGTGCCGGGATGGGGACCAGCATCATGTACTGGTCCATGATGGAGCCGATTTACTACTACGCCGGACCGCCGTTTGGCATTGAGCCGAAATCGCCTGAGGCCGCCGAGTGGGCATTGACCTATGGCATGTTCCACTGGGGCTTGTCAGCCTGGGCTTTGTATGCACTTCCTACGGTCACGATTGCCTATTCGTTCTTCGTGCGGAAACAGCCATCGCTGAAAATCAGCACCGCGTGCAGCGGTGTGCTGGGCAAGCACGCCGACGGCTGGCTGGGGAAAGTAATCGACATCCTGGTCATCTGGAGTTTGGTGGGCGGCCTGGGCACCTCGCTTGGCCTGGGAGTCCCGATGATCTCTTCGGTTATTGGAGAAGTTTTTGGAATCGAGCAAGGACTTTTCCTGAGCATCATCATCATTGTGATCTGGACGATTCTCTACTGCGCCAGCGCGTACATGGGCTTGTACAAAGGCATTCAAAAGCTGAGCGACTTCAATGTGTACATGGCGCTGGCACTGGTCATCTTCGCCTTTTTGGTAGGGCCGACGCTGTTCATTTTGTCCAATTTCACCAACAGCTTCGGCATGATGCTGCAAAACTTCGCGCGGATGAGCTTCTTTACCGATCCGATTGAAAAAGGCGGCTTCCCGCAATCCTGGACAGTCTTCTACTGGGCATGGTTCGCTGCGACTTCTCCGTTCATGGGTCTGTTTGTGGCGCGGATTTCCCGGGGCCGCACCATCCGCGAGCTGATCGGAGGCATTTTGCTCTGGGGCTCCTTGGGCGGCTGGCTCTACTTCGCGGTGTTTGGCAGCTATGCCTTGCATCTGGAAATGAACAGCATTCTGCCGGTTTCGGACATTCTCAATGACCAGGGCGGACAGGCTGCGGTCGTAGCCATTCTGAAATCTCTGCCGCTCAGCTACATCGTATTGCCGTTTTTCCTGGTGCTCGGCTTTATCTTCCTGGCGACGTCGCTCGACTCCGCTACCTATATCCTGTCCGCCATCGCAACCAAGGAACTGAAGGGCAGAGAAGAACCGGCCCGCTGGCACAGGCTGCTGTGGGGTGTGGTGCAGGCCGTGCTGGCCGTCTCGCTCCTCTTGATCGGGGGCTTGCAGGTCGTCCAAACCTCGACTGTCATCGTATCTGTACCGGTGATCATCATGTATGTGCTGCTGGCCATGTCGCTGATCAAATGGCTGAAAAAGGACCAGGCCCATCTGGTGTCGGAGAGCCTCGTGGTCGCAGATGAAGAATCGCGTCAAAAACAGAGTTCGTAA
- a CDS encoding CocE/NonD family hydrolase gives MVFNVRESQRSIKTEFPRKVREIEHVWIPMSDGTRLAARIWLPEDAGESPVPAILEYIPYRKNDFTALRDSIRHPYFAGHGYASIRVDMRGCGDSDGILYDEYLPQEQDDAIEVIEWIASQPWCTGAVGMIGKSWGGFNGLQVAARRPPALKTIITLCSTDDRYADDVHYLGGCVLASDMLWWASTMLVYNARPADPRIVGDEWRSTWLQRLEKTPPFVEEWMSHQRRDAYWKHGSVCENYADIEIPVFAVGGWADGYTNAILRLLEGLPGPRKGLIGPWAHEYPEVAVPGPAIGFLQECLRWWDHWLKGIDTGIMEEPMLRAWMQDSVPPQVDYAERPGRWVAETAWPSPAIQPTDMWLGENQSLSGKAPASEREVAVPSMQAHGLYAGVFCPFGQPGDLASDQRLENGLAVCFTSEPLEEPVEILGFPEVTVELSADRPNALLAVRLCDVAPDGASTLVSWGMLNLTHRESHEHPAPLAVGERYTVSVRLNAVGHVLPAGHRWQVALSPNYWPHAWPSPEPVTLTVYTGEKTRLTLPVRPPQAIDDELPDFGMPETAAVMEREILREERRTREVRHDLINGVWTLEDYSDEGARRLLPNGIEYGSVNRNIYTIEEGNPLSAQVRCEWTLHVGRGEWQTRLESVSTMSADAKQFYLKNELTAYEGETQVFTKTWTREIPRDHV, from the coding sequence TTGGTTTTTAATGTTCGAGAGTCACAGCGGTCGATCAAAACCGAATTTCCACGGAAGGTTCGCGAGATAGAGCACGTCTGGATACCGATGTCCGACGGGACCCGGCTGGCTGCCCGCATCTGGCTCCCGGAGGATGCCGGCGAAAGTCCGGTGCCCGCGATCCTGGAGTACATCCCTTATCGCAAGAATGACTTTACCGCGCTGCGCGATTCGATTCGCCACCCGTATTTTGCGGGTCACGGCTACGCCAGCATCCGCGTCGACATGCGGGGGTGCGGCGATTCGGACGGCATCCTCTACGATGAGTATCTGCCGCAGGAGCAGGACGATGCGATTGAAGTGATCGAATGGATCGCGTCCCAGCCCTGGTGCACCGGCGCGGTCGGGATGATCGGGAAGTCATGGGGCGGCTTCAACGGACTGCAGGTGGCGGCGCGCCGTCCTCCTGCCCTGAAGACGATCATTACGCTCTGCTCGACGGATGACCGCTATGCGGATGATGTCCATTATCTGGGGGGCTGCGTGCTGGCTTCCGACATGCTCTGGTGGGCCTCCACGATGCTGGTCTACAATGCGCGTCCGGCTGATCCGCGGATCGTCGGGGACGAGTGGCGGTCGACGTGGCTGCAGCGGCTGGAGAAGACGCCGCCTTTCGTCGAGGAGTGGATGAGCCATCAGCGGCGCGATGCCTACTGGAAGCACGGCTCCGTGTGCGAAAACTACGCCGACATCGAAATTCCCGTCTTTGCCGTAGGCGGCTGGGCGGACGGCTATACCAATGCGATCCTGCGCTTGCTGGAGGGCTTGCCCGGTCCGCGCAAGGGTCTGATCGGACCGTGGGCCCACGAGTACCCGGAGGTAGCGGTGCCAGGGCCGGCGATCGGCTTTTTGCAGGAATGTCTCCGCTGGTGGGATCATTGGCTGAAAGGCATCGACACCGGGATCATGGAGGAGCCGATGCTGCGGGCGTGGATGCAGGATAGCGTGCCGCCGCAGGTGGATTATGCGGAGCGGCCGGGCCGCTGGGTAGCCGAAACCGCCTGGCCGTCCCCGGCGATCCAGCCGACCGATATGTGGCTGGGTGAAAATCAGAGCCTCTCTGGCAAAGCGCCTGCCTCCGAGCGGGAGGTGGCCGTGCCGAGCATGCAGGCACACGGCCTGTATGCGGGTGTCTTCTGCCCGTTCGGCCAGCCGGGCGATCTGGCATCGGATCAGCGCTTGGAGAATGGGCTGGCTGTCTGCTTTACTTCGGAGCCGCTGGAGGAACCGGTAGAAATTCTCGGCTTTCCCGAAGTGACGGTAGAGCTTTCCGCGGATCGTCCAAACGCGCTGTTGGCCGTGCGTCTCTGCGACGTCGCACCGGACGGAGCCTCGACGCTGGTAAGCTGGGGGATGCTGAACCTGACGCATCGCGAAAGTCACGAGCATCCGGCGCCTCTCGCGGTGGGAGAGCGTTACACGGTAAGCGTTCGCCTCAATGCGGTTGGCCACGTCTTGCCCGCCGGCCATCGCTGGCAGGTCGCTCTCTCGCCGAATTATTGGCCGCATGCCTGGCCGTCTCCCGAACCGGTGACGCTGACGGTGTACACCGGAGAAAAGACCCGTCTGACGCTGCCGGTGCGGCCGCCGCAGGCCATCGACGACGAGCTGCCCGATTTCGGAATGCCGGAGACAGCTGCTGTGATGGAGCGGGAGATTTTGCGAGAGGAGAGACGGACTCGCGAGGTGAGACATGACCTGATCAACGGGGTCTGGACGCTGGAGGATTACTCCGATGAGGGAGCGCGACGCCTGCTGCCGAATGGCATCGAGTACGGCAGCGTGAACCGCAATATCTACACGATCGAGGAGGGCAATCCGCTGTCCGCGCAGGTCCGCTGCGAATGGACGCTCCACGTCGGACGCGGCGAGTGGCAGACGCGGCTGGAGAGCGTCAGCACCATGTCGGCCGATGCGAAGCAGTTTTATCTGAAAAATGAGCTGACCGCATACGAGGGAGAGACCCAGGTCTTTACCAAGACATGGACGCGTGAAATTCCGCGGGATCATGTATAA
- a CDS encoding VanW family protein — protein sequence MKPIKRGRLRLAAGISYYRMKRYASWVVNGRHFASVRSASPLPHLHKRHQTPLLRQLKDVEMWMQHNKVTNLRLAIERINGIVIRPGETFSYWKLIGKPTRRKGYLEGMLLSHGRVLSGVGGGLCQLSNLIYWMTLFTPLTVTERHRHSYDVFPDSRRTQPFGSGATCFYNYLDLQIANRTNQAFQLCLWLTDSDLVGEWRAELPPTRRYEVYEKEHWITPAIWGGYERHNLLYRRVYDLEGAYIGDEFITENHAYMMYEPLLPGSSQQ from the coding sequence GTGAAACCGATCAAGCGCGGACGCTTGCGGCTGGCGGCGGGCATCAGCTATTACCGCATGAAGCGGTACGCGAGCTGGGTGGTCAATGGAAGACATTTTGCCAGCGTGCGCAGCGCAAGTCCGCTGCCGCATCTTCACAAGCGGCACCAGACGCCGCTGCTGCGCCAGCTGAAAGATGTGGAGATGTGGATGCAGCACAACAAGGTAACCAATCTGCGGCTGGCTATCGAGCGGATCAACGGCATCGTGATTCGTCCGGGGGAGACCTTTTCCTACTGGAAGCTGATCGGGAAGCCGACCCGGCGAAAGGGATACCTGGAAGGCATGCTGCTCTCGCACGGGAGGGTGCTCTCCGGCGTCGGCGGCGGACTCTGTCAGCTCTCCAACCTGATCTACTGGATGACGCTGTTTACGCCGCTGACGGTGACAGAGCGCCACCGGCACAGCTACGACGTCTTTCCGGACTCGCGGCGGACACAGCCCTTTGGCAGCGGGGCCACCTGCTTTTACAACTACCTCGATCTGCAGATCGCCAATCGGACGAACCAGGCGTTTCAGCTATGTCTCTGGCTGACGGACAGCGACCTCGTCGGAGAGTGGCGAGCGGAGCTTCCGCCGACGAGACGCTACGAGGTCTATGAAAAAGAGCATTGGATCACCCCGGCGATATGGGGCGGCTACGAGCGGCACAATCTGCTGTACCGCCGCGTCTACGATCTGGAGGGCGCGTATATCGGGGATGAGTTTATCACGGAAAACCACGCCTATATGATGTATGAGCCGCTTTTGCCGGGCAGTTCGCAGCAGTAA